The following coding sequences are from one Triticum aestivum cultivar Chinese Spring chromosome 5A, IWGSC CS RefSeq v2.1, whole genome shotgun sequence window:
- the LOC123107371 gene encoding uncharacterized protein isoform X2 produces MEARRRRVPAFGEWNYNYHHHEPEAAAAAAACYATPEPEACSDVWFRYSPPPRDPTPKKKHARRRRRPEGDVSRERARASTDAAVMAKNGAARYQVRHVDEDLYKAPPPEPASHRRPRKKWSLWMGCLGLSSRVAS; encoded by the exons ATGGAG GCGAGGAGGCGTCGCGTGCCGGCGTTCGGGGAGTGGAACTACAACTACCACCACCACGAGCCggaggctgcggcggcggcagcagcgtgctacgccacgccggagccggaggcctGCAGCGACGTGTGGTTCAGGTACTCGCCTCCTCCACGCGATCCCACGCCCAAGAAGAAgcacgcgaggcggcggcggcggccggagggcgACGTGTCCCGGGAGCGCGCCAGGGCGTCCACGGACGCTGCTGTCATGGCCAAGAACGGCGCCGCCCGGTACCAGGTGCGGCACGTCGACGAGGACCTGTACAAGGCGCCACCGCCGGAGCCCGCCTCCCACCGGCGTCCAAGGAAG AAGTGGAGCCTGTGGATGGGATGCCTGGGCCTCAGCTCACGCGTCGCCTCCTGA
- the LOC123107371 gene encoding uncharacterized protein isoform X1 yields MEKARRRRVPAFGEWNYNYHHHEPEAAAAAAACYATPEPEACSDVWFRYSPPPRDPTPKKKHARRRRRPEGDVSRERARASTDAAVMAKNGAARYQVRHVDEDLYKAPPPEPASHRRPRKKWSLWMGCLGLSSRVAS; encoded by the exons ATGGAG AAGGCGAGGAGGCGTCGCGTGCCGGCGTTCGGGGAGTGGAACTACAACTACCACCACCACGAGCCggaggctgcggcggcggcagcagcgtgctacgccacgccggagccggaggcctGCAGCGACGTGTGGTTCAGGTACTCGCCTCCTCCACGCGATCCCACGCCCAAGAAGAAgcacgcgaggcggcggcggcggccggagggcgACGTGTCCCGGGAGCGCGCCAGGGCGTCCACGGACGCTGCTGTCATGGCCAAGAACGGCGCCGCCCGGTACCAGGTGCGGCACGTCGACGAGGACCTGTACAAGGCGCCACCGCCGGAGCCCGCCTCCCACCGGCGTCCAAGGAAG AAGTGGAGCCTGTGGATGGGATGCCTGGGCCTCAGCTCACGCGTCGCCTCCTGA
- the LOC123107373 gene encoding uncharacterized protein, giving the protein MAKARRRRVPAFGEWNYNYHHDEPEATAALPPAACNATPEPEACSDVWFRYSPPPRKPTPKKQARRRPEGDVSRERSKASRDAAAAKSGGSRRVVRPVNGDLYQVPPPELAPHRAPRKTGSLWMGCLGLSSCVH; this is encoded by the exons ATGGCG AAGGCGAGGAGGCGTCGCGTGCCGGCGTTCGGGGAGTGGAACTACAACTACCACCACGACGAGCCGGAGGCGACAGCGGCACTTCCGCCGGCCGCGTGCAACgccacgccggagccggaggcctGCAGCGACGTGTGGTTCAGGTACTCGCCGCCCCCGCGCAAACCCACGCCCAAGAAGCAGGCGAGGAGGCGGCCCGAGGGCGACGTGTCCCGGGAGCGTTCCAAGGCGTCCAGGGACGCCGCCGCGGCCAAGAGCGGCGGCTCCAGGCGGGTGGTGCGGCCAGTCAACGGggacctgtaccaggtgccaccgCCGGAGCTCGCCCCCCACCGGGCGCCGAGGAAG ACAGGGAGCCTGTGGATGGGATGCCTGGGCCTCAGCTCATGCGTCCACTGA